AATATGCAAGAAAACTTTATTTGTTAATTGTTAGGTATAAAAATAAAGCTGATAATTATAAAATTGCTAATCCAGAAGAAAAATTTGAAATAAATTTTTTAAAAGATATAGTAGGATATGATAAAACAAAGCCAAATAAAGAATTTTTAAGATTACTTAAAAAAATAACTGGAGATATTGGAGAATTTATTCCTGGGTTGTCTTATGACACGCTAAGAAATGGAAGAAGCATTTCAAACATAAAATTTTCTTGGGATTTAGAGAAAAAAATAAAAAATAATGATCATATAGAAGAAATTATGCCAACAAAAGAAAATGAGAAAAAAAGTATTAATAAAAAATTGGAGAAAACTTTAAAATATTTAGAAAACGAAAGAAATATAAATTTGAAAACCATAAATGAAAATTCTGAATTAGATAGATTATATAATTTATTTGAAAATTTTTCTAATGATATAAAAAATGACATTCTAAAAAAAGCAAAAGAATTTTACCAGAAAGAAATAGAAGTAGAAAATATGAATGAAACACAATTAAGAGCATTTGAATTATCTAAAAAATCAATTATATTGAAAGTTATGAAGGGTGAAATCTAAATTAAAAAATTTTATTAGAAGAGTTATTATAAAAGTATAAGTTGATTTTTATATAATAAAAAAAAGGGAGTGAATCAAAATGATTGATAAAAGTATAATACTAAATAAACTGTCTACTATTGATAAAAGTCAGTTTGGTATAAGTAAAATAGGATTATTTGGTTCTTATTCTAAAGATGAACAAACAGAAAAAAGTGATATAGATATCTTTGTAGAGTTAATTGATAATGATGAAATGTTAACTAATTTCTACAACTTAAAATCTCATTTAGAATCTACTTTTAGTAAAAAAATAGATTTAGTAACTTCGGGGCAATTTGACTATAAATATAAAAATCCATTAGTTGCTAAGTATAAAGAAAAAGTTAAGAACGAAATACTAGGAAGTGTTATATATGTTTAATAAAGCTGAAAGAAGAGAGATTGATTATATCTTAGATATCTATGAAAAGATAGAAAGAATTGAAGAAATAGAATAAACTAACTAAAAGAGAGTCCGTATGGACTCTCTTTTGTATTGTATGTTAGTGTTAC
This portion of the Candidatus Cetobacterium colombiensis genome encodes:
- a CDS encoding nucleotidyltransferase family protein, whose translation is MIDKSIILNKLSTIDKSQFGISKIGLFGSYSKDEQTEKSDIDIFVELIDNDEMLTNFYNLKSHLESTFSKKIDLVTSGQFDYKYKNPLVAKYKEKVKNEILGSVIYV
- a CDS encoding replication initiation protein — protein: MDELVLRNELTAFINDYNEAELALFLVLCKQIQNNELDNVDGKAFFQIKYSNLFLGKNYTARELEFLIENFYKKSIKTTLVDDLTSANGIHLGKKGDIIDNVPFYSILANSEERVFNCFVNPFLISFIKEIIGNFTILDIEKVFRINGKYARKLYLLIVRYKNKADNYKIANPEEKFEINFLKDIVGYDKTKPNKEFLRLLKKITGDIGEFIPGLSYDTLRNGRSISNIKFSWDLEKKIKNNDHIEEIMPTKENEKKSINKKLEKTLKYLENERNINLKTINENSELDRLYNLFENFSNDIKNDILKKAKEFYQKEIEVENMNETQLRAFELSKKSIILKVMKGEI